In the genome of Pseudomonas sp. P5_109, one region contains:
- the atzF gene encoding allophanate hydrolase: MNINLQLDALRSAYRDGSLTPRQLLPSLRDKAAALNPDYHLFIHLLSFDELEPYLAALDGRDPDSLPLYGVPFAIKDNIDLAGIPTTAACPAFAYVPERSATIVEQLLALGAIPLGKTNLDQFATGLNGSRSPYGACPNSVLPEYPSGGSSAGSSLAVALGVASFSLGTDTAGSGRVPAALNNLVGMKATKGLISTAGVVPACRTLDCVTTFTATAREASQLLALTARLDPRDEYSRSNPLWNDGSAFGTPRPFRFGVPRAQDLQFFGCPEGPLLFGDAIDRLKALGGEAVELDLSPFLEAARLLYEGPWVAERYSVAGELMAQNPEAVLPVIRAVLAKAPGVDGVQTFRAQYRLQALKALCDKALEGLDCVVTPTIGRPVTLAQLKAEPVLRNSELGYYTNFMNLLDYAAVAVPSAFMDNGLPWGVTLFGRAFTDQYLLSVADALQRQHGLAAPAPATVARHDRARLVVCGAHLDGLALNWQLKQRGACLLESTFSSPDYQLYALAGGPPFRPGMVRVKDGGVAIAVEVWELPSSELGSFLTGIPAPLGLGKVQLADGRWESGFICEAYGLEGAVNISHMGGWRMYLKTLA; this comes from the coding sequence ATGAATATCAATCTGCAACTCGACGCCCTGCGCAGTGCCTACCGCGACGGCAGCCTCACGCCCCGGCAACTGCTGCCGAGCCTGCGGGACAAAGCCGCGGCACTGAATCCGGACTATCACCTGTTCATCCACTTGCTCAGCTTTGATGAGCTGGAACCTTACCTCGCCGCCCTCGACGGTCGCGACCCCGACAGCCTGCCGCTGTATGGCGTGCCGTTCGCGATCAAGGACAACATCGACCTGGCGGGCATTCCGACCACGGCAGCGTGCCCGGCATTTGCCTACGTGCCGGAGCGCTCGGCGACCATCGTCGAACAACTGCTGGCCCTCGGTGCAATTCCATTGGGCAAGACCAACCTCGACCAGTTCGCCACGGGGCTCAACGGCAGCCGCTCACCCTACGGCGCCTGCCCCAACAGCGTGTTGCCGGAGTATCCGTCGGGCGGTTCCAGCGCCGGTTCGTCGCTGGCGGTGGCACTCGGCGTCGCGAGTTTTTCGTTGGGTACGGACACCGCCGGCTCCGGGCGCGTGCCGGCGGCGTTGAACAATCTGGTCGGCATGAAAGCCACCAAGGGCCTGATCTCGACGGCCGGCGTGGTACCGGCCTGTCGTACGCTGGATTGCGTCACCACCTTCACCGCCACGGCGCGGGAGGCCAGCCAGTTGCTGGCGCTCACCGCACGCCTCGATCCACGGGACGAATACAGCCGCAGCAACCCGCTGTGGAACGACGGCTCGGCGTTCGGTACACCACGCCCCTTCCGTTTCGGCGTACCGCGTGCGCAGGACCTGCAATTCTTCGGTTGCCCTGAAGGCCCGCTGTTGTTCGGTGATGCCATCGACCGCCTCAAGGCCCTGGGCGGCGAAGCGGTGGAACTGGATCTGTCGCCATTTCTGGAGGCGGCCCGCTTGCTCTATGAAGGCCCGTGGGTGGCCGAGCGCTACAGCGTGGCCGGTGAGTTGATGGCGCAGAATCCCGAGGCCGTGTTGCCGGTGATTCGCGCCGTATTGGCCAAGGCACCTGGCGTCGACGGCGTGCAAACCTTCCGCGCCCAATACCGCCTGCAAGCGCTCAAAGCCCTGTGCGACAAGGCACTGGAAGGCCTCGATTGCGTGGTCACGCCAACCATCGGCCGCCCGGTGACGCTGGCGCAGCTCAAGGCCGAACCGGTGCTGCGCAATTCGGAACTGGGCTACTACACCAACTTCATGAACCTGCTCGACTACGCCGCCGTCGCCGTGCCCAGCGCCTTCATGGACAACGGCCTGCCATGGGGCGTGACGCTGTTTGGCCGAGCCTTTACCGACCAGTATCTGTTGAGCGTGGCGGATGCCTTGCAGCGTCAGCACGGCCTGGCCGCGCCCGCACCGGCGACGGTTGCCCGTCATGATCGGGCGCGGCTGGTGGTCTGCGGTGCGCATCTGGACGGGTTGGCGTTGAACTGGCAGCTCAAGCAGCGCGGCGCCTGCTTGTTGGAATCGACCTTCAGCTCGCCGGATTATCAACTCTATGCCCTGGCCGGCGGCCCGCCGTTTCGTCCGGGCATGGTCCGCGTGAAGGATGGCGGCGTGGCAATTGCGGTGGAAGTCTGGGAGTTGCCGAGCAGCGAGTTGGGTTCGTTCCTGACCGGGATTCCGGCGCCACTGGGATTGGGCAAGGTGCAACTGGCGGACGGTCGCTGGGAGAGCGGGTTTATCTGCGAGGCCTATGGACTGGAGGGTGCGGTGAATATCAGTCATATGGGCGGGTGGCGGATGTATCTGAAAACACTGGCTTAA
- the uca gene encoding urea carboxylase, which yields MFEKVLIANRGAIACRILRTLRELQVQGVTVYSEADAASLHILQADEAHSLGEGAAAGTYLAVDKILAIAKSTGATAIHPGYGFLSENAAFAEACEAADIAFIGPTPEQLRVFGLKHTARALAKQHGVPMLEGTELLDSLDAALLAGKQVGYPVMLKSTAGGGGIGMRVCRSAAELSESFEAVKRLGQNNFSDAGVFIEKYIQRARHLEVQVFGDGRGEVIALGVRDCSVQRRNQKVLEETPAPNLPEGMADELCAAAIQLAKAVRYRSAGTVEFVFDSDAQRFYFLEVNTRLQVEHGVTEQVWGVDLVRWMVQLAAGDLPPLSDLMSGLKPEGHAIQARLYAEDPGRDFQPSPGLLTAVDFPATNGIQLRIDTWVEAGCEIPPYFDPMIAKVICWAPTREEATADLHQALGASLLYGVETNRDYLRQILLDAPFASGQPWTRCLEGLVYQANTFEVLSAGTQTSVQDYPGRLGYWAVGVPPSGPMDSRALRLGNRLLGNDEGAAALEITMSGPLLRFNCAAVVAVTGAVIPLLLNGETVPMNTALLVAAGSTLSLGTIAGAGARSYLCLRGGLQVPDYLGSKSTFTLGQFGGHGGRALRAGDVLHLPALNDRSAGEQLAEEQVTELPVVRQIRVIYGPHGAPEYFTENYIGTFFTTQWEVHFNSSRTGVRLIGPKPEWVRADGGEAGLHPSNIHDNPYAIGAVDFTGDMPVILGPDGPSLGGFVCPVTVIEADLWQLGQLKAGDKVQFSPVDLQTARDLALKWTPPCRSRLAGDGALADTATTSSPASRLLQGVVSPVVLDIGQEDTRLVARLSGDTHLLLEIGAPELDLVLRFRAHALMQALESKQLHGVIDLTPGIRSLQVHYQPEQLPLSDLLGIVAGEWDAVCAAKDLQVPSRIVHLPLSWDDPACQLAIEKYMTTVRKDAPWCPSNLEFIRRINDLPNLDEVQRTVFDASYLVMGLGDVYLGAPVATPLDPRHRLVTTKYNPARTWTAENSVGIGGAYMCVYGMEGPGGYQFVGRTLQMWNRYREVAAFDGKPWLLRFFDQIRFYPVSADELLRIRRDFPLGRFDLNIEHSQLNLADYQAFLAREAQSIGAFRAQQQGAFNAERERWIASGQAHFDSEEPASQASEEAPLASGQQSVDSHIAGNLWQVQVEAGSRVDAGDVLVILESMKMEIPLLAPMAGVVREIRVQPGSAVRAGQRVVVLELD from the coding sequence ATGTTCGAAAAAGTCCTGATTGCCAACCGTGGCGCCATTGCCTGCCGCATCCTGCGCACCTTGCGTGAACTGCAAGTGCAGGGTGTTACCGTGTACTCCGAAGCCGACGCCGCCAGCCTGCACATCCTGCAAGCCGACGAGGCCCACAGCCTCGGTGAAGGCGCGGCCGCCGGCACTTACCTGGCGGTCGATAAAATCCTCGCTATCGCCAAATCCACGGGCGCCACGGCGATCCATCCCGGCTACGGTTTTCTTTCGGAAAACGCCGCGTTCGCCGAAGCCTGCGAGGCCGCCGACATCGCCTTCATCGGCCCGACCCCTGAACAACTGCGGGTGTTCGGCCTCAAGCACACTGCCCGCGCCCTGGCCAAACAACACGGCGTGCCGATGCTTGAAGGCACCGAACTGCTCGACAGCCTCGACGCTGCGCTGCTGGCCGGTAAACAGGTCGGCTACCCGGTCATGCTCAAGAGCACGGCTGGCGGTGGCGGCATTGGCATGCGCGTGTGCCGCAGCGCCGCCGAGTTGAGCGAATCCTTCGAAGCGGTCAAACGTCTGGGCCAGAACAACTTCAGCGACGCCGGGGTGTTCATCGAGAAGTACATCCAGCGTGCCCGCCATCTGGAAGTGCAGGTGTTCGGCGACGGTCGCGGCGAAGTGATCGCCCTCGGCGTTCGCGATTGCTCGGTACAGCGGCGCAACCAGAAAGTCCTCGAGGAAACCCCGGCGCCGAACCTGCCCGAGGGCATGGCCGATGAGCTGTGCGCGGCAGCGATCCAACTGGCCAAAGCGGTGCGTTACCGCAGCGCCGGCACCGTCGAATTCGTATTCGACAGCGATGCCCAGCGTTTCTATTTCCTTGAAGTGAACACTCGTTTGCAGGTGGAGCACGGTGTCACTGAACAGGTGTGGGGCGTCGACCTGGTGCGCTGGATGGTGCAACTGGCCGCTGGTGATCTGCCGCCGCTGAGCGATCTGATGTCGGGTTTGAAACCAGAAGGTCATGCGATTCAGGCGCGGTTATATGCCGAAGATCCGGGTCGCGACTTTCAGCCAAGCCCGGGGTTGCTCACCGCCGTGGATTTCCCGGCGACCAATGGCATTCAACTGCGCATCGACACCTGGGTCGAGGCGGGCTGCGAGATCCCGCCGTACTTCGATCCAATGATCGCCAAGGTCATCTGCTGGGCACCGACTCGCGAAGAAGCCACTGCGGATCTGCATCAAGCGCTGGGTGCCAGCCTGCTCTACGGCGTGGAAACCAACCGCGACTACCTGCGGCAGATTCTGCTGGATGCGCCTTTCGCCAGCGGCCAGCCGTGGACCCGTTGCCTGGAAGGCCTGGTCTATCAGGCCAACACCTTCGAGGTGCTCAGCGCCGGAACGCAAACCAGCGTTCAGGACTACCCCGGCCGTCTCGGTTACTGGGCCGTTGGCGTACCGCCGTCAGGTCCGATGGACAGTCGCGCGCTGCGTCTGGGCAACCGTTTGCTGGGCAATGATGAAGGCGCAGCGGCGCTGGAAATCACCATGAGCGGGCCATTGCTGCGCTTCAATTGCGCGGCGGTGGTGGCGGTGACTGGCGCGGTGATTCCATTGCTGCTCAACGGCGAAACTGTGCCGATGAACACTGCGCTGTTGGTCGCCGCAGGATCCACCTTGAGCCTCGGCACCATTGCCGGTGCGGGCGCGCGCAGCTATCTGTGCCTGCGCGGCGGCCTGCAGGTTCCGGATTATCTGGGCAGCAAAAGCACCTTCACCCTGGGCCAGTTTGGCGGCCACGGTGGTCGCGCGTTGCGAGCCGGTGATGTGTTGCACCTGCCAGCCCTGAATGACCGCAGTGCCGGCGAACAACTGGCTGAAGAGCAGGTCACCGAGCTGCCAGTAGTTCGGCAGATTCGCGTGATCTACGGCCCCCACGGCGCCCCGGAATACTTCACGGAAAACTACATCGGCACCTTCTTTACCACGCAGTGGGAAGTGCATTTCAACTCCAGCCGTACCGGTGTGCGCCTGATCGGGCCGAAACCTGAGTGGGTGCGCGCCGACGGTGGCGAGGCGGGTCTGCACCCGTCGAACATTCACGACAATCCCTATGCGATCGGCGCGGTGGATTTTACCGGTGACATGCCGGTGATCCTCGGCCCGGACGGTCCGAGCCTCGGCGGGTTCGTGTGCCCGGTGACGGTGATCGAGGCGGATCTTTGGCAGTTGGGGCAGCTCAAGGCTGGAGACAAGGTGCAGTTCTCCCCCGTCGATCTCCAGACCGCCCGCGACCTCGCCCTGAAATGGACTCCCCCTTGTAGGAGCCGGCTTGCTGGCGATGGGGCCCTGGCAGACACCGCGACAACTTCATCGCCAGCAAGCCGGCTCCTACAGGGGGTTGTGTCGCCTGTAGTGCTGGATATTGGACAGGAGGACACGCGGCTGGTTGCACGGTTGTCGGGCGACACGCATTTGCTGCTGGAAATCGGCGCCCCGGAACTCGACCTGGTCCTGCGCTTTCGCGCCCACGCCCTCATGCAAGCCCTGGAAAGCAAACAGCTTCACGGCGTGATCGATCTCACCCCCGGCATCCGTTCCCTGCAGGTCCACTACCAGCCCGAACAACTGCCACTGTCCGATCTGCTCGGCATCGTCGCCGGCGAATGGGACGCCGTGTGCGCCGCCAAGGACCTGCAAGTACCCTCGCGCATCGTTCACCTGCCGCTGTCCTGGGACGATCCGGCGTGCCAGTTGGCCATCGAGAAATACATGACCACCGTGCGCAAGGACGCCCCATGGTGCCCGAGCAACCTGGAGTTCATCCGTCGCATCAACGACCTGCCGAACCTCGATGAAGTGCAACGCACGGTGTTCGACGCCAGCTACCTGGTGATGGGGCTGGGTGACGTCTACCTCGGTGCCCCGGTCGCCACCCCGCTCGACCCCCGTCATCGCCTGGTGACCACCAAGTACAACCCGGCGCGCACCTGGACGGCGGAAAACTCGGTGGGCATCGGTGGCGCCTACATGTGTGTCTACGGCATGGAAGGCCCCGGCGGTTATCAGTTTGTCGGGCGTACGCTGCAGATGTGGAACCGCTACCGCGAAGTGGCCGCGTTCGATGGCAAACCGTGGTTGCTGCGGTTTTTCGACCAGATCCGTTTCTACCCGGTCAGCGCCGATGAACTGCTGCGCATCCGCCGGGATTTCCCCCTCGGGCGCTTCGACCTGAACATTGAGCACAGTCAGTTGAACCTGGCGGATTACCAGGCGTTCCTGGCTCGGGAAGCGCAATCCATCGGCGCTTTTCGTGCGCAGCAACAAGGGGCGTTCAACGCCGAACGCGAACGCTGGATCGCCAGTGGCCAGGCGCATTTCGACAGTGAGGAGCCGGCTTCGCAAGCGTCCGAAGAGGCGCCGCTGGCCAGCGGTCAACAGAGCGTCGACAGCCACATCGCCGGCAACCTCTGGCAGGTCCAGGTCGAGGCTGGCAGCCGCGTCGACGCCGGTGATGTGCTGGTGATCCTGGAGTCGATGAAGATGGAAATCCCCCTGCTCGCACCGATGGCCGGCGTGGTGCGCGAGATTCGCGTGCAACCGGGTTCGGCGGTGCGTGCCGGACAGCGCGTCGTGGTGCTGGAACTCGACTGA